Part of the Bacillus thermozeamaize genome is shown below.
GCTCGAGGCCGATGGCCATGCCCACGCCGGGGCGGTCTTCACCGCCGATCTGCGCCACCAGACCGTTGTACCGCCCGCCGCCGCCGACGGCGTCGATGGCGCCGATCCCCCGCGCCTTGTACTCGAAGGCGGTATGGGTGTAATAATCCAACCCGCGCACGAGCCGGTGGTTGATTACATATGGAATCCCCATCGCTTCCAGATGCTCCCGCACCCGGTCGAAGTGCGCCGCGCACGCCTTGTCCAGGCTGTCCAGGATGGACGGCGCATCGGCGAACTTGTCCTGGTCCACCTTGCAGTCCAGCACCCGCAGCGGATTGCGCGCCATGCGCGCCTGGCAGTCCTTGCACAGCGTGTCCCGCATCGGTTCGAGGAACTTGAGCAGCCGTTCGCGGAACGCGGCGCGAACCTCCGGCGTGCCGACGGAGTTGATCTCCACCGTGACGCCTTCGAGCCCCAGCATCCTGTAAAAATCGTACCCGAGGGCGATGACTTCCGCGTCCAGCGCC
Proteins encoded:
- a CDS encoding histidine--tRNA ligase — translated: MAFQKPPGTQDILPAIAGLWQHVERTARELCRRYNYREIRTPIFEATELFRRGVGETTDIVEKEMYTFEDRGGRSMTLRPEGTAGVVRAYVENKLYGEPDLAKLYYIGPMFRYERAQAGRFRQFHQFGVEAIGSDDPALDAEVIALGYDFYRMLGLEGVTVEINSVGTPEVRAAFRERLLKFLEPMRDTLCKDCQARMARNPLRVLDCKVDQDKFADAPSILDSLDKACAAHFDRVREHLEAMGIPYVINHRLVRGLDYYTHTAFEYKARGIGAIDAVGGGGRYNGLVAQIGGEDRPGVGMAIGLE